Proteins from a genomic interval of Medicago truncatula cultivar Jemalong A17 chromosome 3, MtrunA17r5.0-ANR, whole genome shotgun sequence:
- the LOC11436582 gene encoding endoribonuclease Dicer homolog 3a isoform X1: protein MDLSNDNLDSSNDNDDQNQTKNLKRKFDHLYAKPNVEQDSPAQEETLIANLVPRRDQLEAFEVAKKRNTIAIMDTGSGKTLIAILLIKETGQAIRSSGVKKLIVFLAPTVHLVSQQCKNIKLNTDLQVEEYYGSKGVDTWNLKSWQKEISDNDVMVMTPQILLDAFRKAFLSIEMICLMVIDECHWASGNHPYAKIMAEFYHQANEKPKIFGMTASPVGKRGVSSTLVCEGQISDLENILDSRSYVVKDRTEMDVYIPSAKESCRFYDPARFHALSLKPKIEASWSKCDVLLSEFQSDYKDMDQKFKALHQRMSNELAKILYCLEDLGLLCAYEAAKICQQKFSKIHGECEVYRKANLQCVTIIEEVIKIIEESLHLADEMILDVEFDCSKAVGMGYISPKLLELIKLFETFGEPSQLLCLIFVERIITAKVIERFVKKVSQISHLTVAYVTGSNTSADALARKRQKEILDSFRSGKVNLLFTTDVLEEGIHVPNCSCVIRFDLPTTVCSYIQSRGRSRRANSQFILMLERGNLKQRNQLFDIIRSERSMNDAAVSKDHESNLRAFTVRKTESYCVDSTGASVTLDSSVSLINQYCEKLPRDKYSSAKPNFVSLPMEGGGHVCKLILPPNAAFQTLVGPSGKDVRQAKTLVCLEACKKLHQMGALNDHLVPFVEDPLEADNIIKNKESSAAAAAGAGTTKRKELHGTASVRALCGSWGDKPDGAKFHAYKFEFKCNIVSEIYSGFVLLVESKLDDDVGNIELDLYLISKMVKTSVISCGQVDLDAEQVTKAKGFHELFFNGLFGRLIRKSTTVQGEREFLLQKDSELLWSPKNSYLLLPLEKSNDICIRSLQIHWSAINSCASAIEFVRQRFSLVTEVSDDNSKIISPPCDTDNSKIISPPCDTDNRKIISPPCDTRSSSDMECESTNMFHFANCVVDVSSVKDNVALAIHTGKVYCIIDVVDNSSAESPFDGNSDKSGAEDKMTFTQYFQKRYGITLRHPEQPLLRLKQGHNAHNLFLNLPEEDGGDKSSQVGPVAPKVPVHVHIPSELLCLLDVKRDVYKSMYLLPSLMYRIESLMLSSQLRAEINGHTDNFKIPSSLVLEALTTLRCCEKFSMERLELLGDSVLKYAVSCHLYLKYPKKHEGHLSSLRQWAVRNSTLHKLGTDHNLQGYIRDSAFEPRRWIAPGQDCIHTVPCDCGLETLEVPLDVKFHTEDPKVVVGKLCDRGHRWMCSKTIADCVEALIGAYYVGGGLIASLHMMKWLGIDSGLEPSMVDKAITAASLHTYTPKVNEIASLEAKIGYEFSVKGLLVEATTHLSESEHGTGCCYERLEFLGDSVLDLLITWHLFQSHTEIDPGELTDLRSASVNNENFAQAAVRRNLHQHLLHSSGLLQSQILEYAKVISEPEDNAVPLQGIKAPKALGDLVESIAGAILIDTKLDLDQVWKVFNPLLSPIVTPEKLELPPLRELMQLSDSLGYFVKVKVSHDKKGTMEHVEIRVQLPNERLVREGKGPNKKSAKGDAAFQLLKDLEKRGISYSSSKGKKVMDYTIPACQIEDQPPKPVAIKKPKLDKTNSAADESTGDLKDVSSKASDTSGSIPVVSSIKMNKKGGPRSELYEVCKKKLWPLPSFDSTEYKDRTLFESCKGLEGSKGLNCFVSKITLGIPGYGDIKCQGEARSDKKSSYDSAAVQALYELQRLGKIMIKIDDGDVECQGEATSGIKSSLDSAAVQ, encoded by the exons GCAGAAGGAAATTAGTGACAATGAT GTAATGGTTATGACACCTCAGATTCTTTTGGATGCCTTCAGAAAAGCATTCCTGAGTATAGAAATGATATGCTTGATGGTTATTGATGAGTGTCATTGGGCATCAGGCAACCATCCCTATGCAAAAATAATGGCG GAGTTTTATCACCAAGCTAATGAAAAGCCAAAGATTTTCGGGATGACAGCATCACCAGTTGGTAAAAGAG GTGTTTCTTCTACTTTGGTTTGTGAGGGTCAGATATCAGACCTTGAAAACATCTTGGATTCTCGG AGTTACGTTGTTAAAGATCGGACGGAGATGGATGTATATATCCCATCTGCAAAAGAGAGTTGTAGATTCTATGACCCGGCACGGTTTCATGCTTTGAGTTTGAAGCCAAAAATTGAAGCCTCGTGGTCGAAG TGTGATGTGTTGTTGTCAGAATTTCAAAGTGATTATAAGGATATGGACCAAAAATTTAAGGCATTGCATCAGCGGATGTCCAATGAGCttgccaaaattttatattgCCTTGAAGATCTTGGACTGTTGTGTGCTTATGAG GCAGCTAAAATCTGTCAACAGAAATTCTCCAAAATTCATGGAGAGTGTGAAGTTTACAGAAAAGCCAATCTTCAGTGTGTAACTATCATTGAAGAAgtaatcaaaataattgaagaatCCCTCCATCTTG CCGATGAAATGATTTTGGATGTTGAATTTGATTGTTCAAAGGCAGTAGGCATGGGATACATTTCACCAAAATTACTAGAACTTATTAAACTCTTCGAAACATTTGG AGAACCTAGTCAGTTATTGTGCCTCATCTTTGTTGAAAGAATCATTACAGCAAAGGTGATTGAAAGATTTGTGAAAAAAGTTTCCCAGATATCTCATCTCACAGTTGCCTATGTAACTGGAAGCAATACATCAGCTGATGCATTGGCTCGTAAGAGGCAGAAAGAGATATTGGATTCTTTCCGATCCGGAAAG GTCAATCTTCTATTTACTACTGATGTACTTGAGGAAGGAATTCACGTGCCAAACTGCTCGTGTGTGATACGTTTTGACCTCCCCACGACAGTTTGTAGTTATATCCAATCTCGTGGAAGATCTAGACGTGCTAACTCccaatttattttgatgttgGAGAG GGGAAATTTGAAGCAAAGAAATCAGCTTTTTGACATAATCAGGAGCGAGCGTTCCATGAATGATGCAGCTGTTAGTAAAGACCATGAATCTAATTTAAGGGCGTTTACTGTAAGGAAAACAGAATCATACTGTGTGGATTCTACCGGAGCATCAGTCACTTTAGACTCCAGTGTCAGTCTTATAAATCAATATTGCGAAAAGCTCCCACGAGACAA GTACTCCTCTGCAAAGCCCAATTTTGTATCGCTGCCTATGGAGGGAGGAGGGCACGTGTGTAAATTAATATTACCACCTAATGCAGCTTTCCAAACACTAGTTGGTCCTTCAGGAAAAGATGTTCGACAGGCAAAGACTCTTGTATGTTTAGAAGCTTGTAAGAAGCTGCATCAAATGGGTGCCTTAAATGACCATCTTGTTCCATTCGTTGAAGATCCTTTAGAAGCAgacaatattataaaaaacaagGAATCAAGTGCAGCTGCAGCTGCAGGTGCAG GGACCACGAAAAGAAAGGAGTTACACGGCACAGCCAGTGTTCGAGCATTATGTGGTTCATGGGGAGACAAACCTGATGGAGCCAAATTTCATGCTTATAAATTTGAATTCAAATGTAATATTGTTTCTGAAATTTATTCTGGATTCGTTCTTCTGGTCGAGTCAAAGCTTGACGATGATGTGGGAAATATAGAATTAGATTTGTATTTAATCTCAAAGATGGTGAAGACTTCTGTCATTTCATGTGGCCAAGTTGATTTGGATGCTGAACAG GTGACAAAAGCAAAAGGCTTCCATGAGCTTTTTTTCAATGGTTTATTCGGGAGATTGATTCGTAAGTCCACAACAGTCCAAGGGGAAAGGGAATTTTTACTGCAGAAAGACTCGGAACTATTGTGGAGTCCAAAAAACTCGTATTTGCTTCTACCACTTGAGAAGTCAAATGATATATGTATCAGATCTTTGCAAATACATTGGTCTGCAATCAATTCTTGTGCTTCTGCTATTGAATTTGTGAGGCAGAGATTTTCGTTGGTTACGGAAGTTTCTGATGATAACAGCAAAATCATATCACCACCTTGTGATACCGATAACAGCAAAATCATATCACCACCTTGTGATACCGATAACAGAAAAATCATATCACCACCTTGTGATACCCGTTCATCATCGGATATGGAATGTGAAAGCACAAACATGTTTCACTTTGCTAattgtgttgttgatgttagtAGTGTGAAAGATAATGTAGCTTTGGCTATTCATACTGGAAAGGTATATTGTATCATTGATGTAGTTGATAACTCATCCGCTGAAAGTCCTTTTGACGGAAATAGTGACAAGTCTGGAGCAGAAGACAAGATGACGTTTACACAATATTTCCAGAAAAG GTATGGAATCACACTAAGACATCCAGAACAGCCTTTGTTAAGGTTGAAGCAAGGTCATAATGCGCACAATCTTTTTTTGAACCTTCCCGAGGAAG ATGGTGGGGACAAGTCATCACAAGTTGGCCCGGTAGCCCCAAAAGTTCCTGTACATGTTCACATTCCATCGGAGCTTCTTTGCCTTCTTGATGTTAAAAGAGATGTGTACAAGTCAATGTACTTGCTACCATCTCTTATGTACCGTATTGAATCTTTGATGTTATCCAGTCAGCTTAGAGCAGAGATAAATGGTCACACAGACAATTTCAAGATACCTAGCTCTCTG GTTCTTGAAGCACTTACAACTTTAAGATGCTGTGAAAAGTTTTCTATGGAACGTCTTGAGTTGCTAGGAGATTCTGTTTTGAAATATGCGGTGAGCTGTCATCTCTATCTTAAATATCCTAAGAAACATGAAGGGCACTTATCGTCCTTGAGACAATGGGCTGTTCGTAATTCAACCCTACACAAGCTGGGAACAGATCACAACTTACAG GGATATATCCGAGACTCTGCATTTGAACCGCGTCGTTGGATTGCTCCTGGACAAGACTGTATACACACTGTTCCTTGTGATTGTGGGTTGGAAACCTTAGAAGTGCCTTTAGATGTAAAGTTCCACACTGAAGATCCAAAAGTTGTGGTTGGAAAGTTGTGTGATAGGGGTCATCGCTGGATGTGCTCGAAGACTATTGCTGATTGTGTTGAAGCTCTGATAGGAGCATACTATGTAGGTGGTGGATTGATTGCTTCACTTCACATGATGAAATGGCTTGGGATTGATTCCGGACTTGAACCGTCAATGGTTGATAAAGCCATTACTGCTGCGTCTCTCCACACATATACGCCAAAAGTAAATGAGATTGCCAGCCTTGAGGCGAAAATTGGATACGAATTTTCAGTCAAGGGACTCTTAGTGGAGGCAACCACACATTTGTCTGAGTCAGAACATGGAACTGGCTGCTGCTATGAG AGGCTTGAATTCCTTGGTGACTCAGTATTGGACCTGCTCATCACATGGCATCTATTTCAGAGTCATACCGAAATTGATCCGGGAGAGTTGACTGACTTGCGTTCTGCTTCTGTGAATAATGAAAATTTTGCTCAAGCTGCTGTTAGACGAAACCTTCACCAGCACCTTCTGCATAGCTCGGGATTATTACAAAGCCAGATATTAGAATATGCGAAAGTTATTTCTGAACCAGAAGACAATGCCGTACCACTCCAAGGGATTAAAGCTCCTAAG GCACTTGGAGATCTAGTAGAGAGTATTGCTGGGGCTATACTAATTGATACCAAGCTTGACCTAGATCAAGTGTGGAAGGTTTTCAATCCTCTGCTATCTCCAATTGTTACTCCTGAAAAACTTGAACTGCCTCCATTGCGTGAATTAATGCAATTATCCGACTCTCTTGGATATTTTGTAAAAGTAAAAGTAAGTCATGATAAGAAGGGAACCATGGAGCATGTTGAGATCCGTGTACAGTTGCCAAATGAACGATTGGTTCGAGAGGGAAAGGGACCAAATAAAAAATCTGCGAAAGGAGACGCTGCTTTTCAGTTGTTGAAGGATCTTGAG AAAAGGGGAATTTCATATAGCTCGTCCAAGGGAAAAAAAGTAATGGATTACACTATTCCCGCTTGTCAAATTGAAGACCAACCCCCAAAGCCAGTAGCAATTAAAAAGCCCAAATTGGACAAAACTAACTCAGCTGCAGATGAATCTACTGGTGATCTGAAGGATGTTTCCAGTAAAGCCTCTGATACTAGCGGTTCTATTCCAG TTGTTTCATCaatcaaaatgaataaaaagggAGGACCTCGGAGCGAACTGTATGAAGTGTGCAAGAAAAAGTTATGGCCATTGCCTTCCTTTGATTCAACAGAATATAAAGACAG AACTCTATTTGAATCGTGTAAAGGGCTGGAAGGAAGCAAAGGATTGAACTGTTTTGTGTCAAAAATAACTTTGGGCATACCAGGTTATGGTGATATAAAATGCCAAGGAGAAGCTAGAAGTGATAAGAAGAGCTCATATGACTCTGCTGCAGTCCAAGCGCTTTATGAGTTACAACGGCTTGgaaaaattatgattaagattgatGATGGCGATGTAGAATGCCAAGGAGAAGCCACAAGTGGTATAAAGAGCTCACTTGACTCTGCTGCAGTCCAATAA
- the LOC11436582 gene encoding endoribonuclease Dicer homolog 3a isoform X2 has protein sequence MDVYIPSAKESCRFYDPARFHALSLKPKIEASWSKCDVLLSEFQSDYKDMDQKFKALHQRMSNELAKILYCLEDLGLLCAYEAAKICQQKFSKIHGECEVYRKANLQCVTIIEEVIKIIEESLHLADEMILDVEFDCSKAVGMGYISPKLLELIKLFETFGEPSQLLCLIFVERIITAKVIERFVKKVSQISHLTVAYVTGSNTSADALARKRQKEILDSFRSGKVNLLFTTDVLEEGIHVPNCSCVIRFDLPTTVCSYIQSRGRSRRANSQFILMLERGNLKQRNQLFDIIRSERSMNDAAVSKDHESNLRAFTVRKTESYCVDSTGASVTLDSSVSLINQYCEKLPRDKYSSAKPNFVSLPMEGGGHVCKLILPPNAAFQTLVGPSGKDVRQAKTLVCLEACKKLHQMGALNDHLVPFVEDPLEADNIIKNKESSAAAAAGAGTTKRKELHGTASVRALCGSWGDKPDGAKFHAYKFEFKCNIVSEIYSGFVLLVESKLDDDVGNIELDLYLISKMVKTSVISCGQVDLDAEQVTKAKGFHELFFNGLFGRLIRKSTTVQGEREFLLQKDSELLWSPKNSYLLLPLEKSNDICIRSLQIHWSAINSCASAIEFVRQRFSLVTEVSDDNSKIISPPCDTDNSKIISPPCDTDNRKIISPPCDTRSSSDMECESTNMFHFANCVVDVSSVKDNVALAIHTGKVYCIIDVVDNSSAESPFDGNSDKSGAEDKMTFTQYFQKRYGITLRHPEQPLLRLKQGHNAHNLFLNLPEEDGGDKSSQVGPVAPKVPVHVHIPSELLCLLDVKRDVYKSMYLLPSLMYRIESLMLSSQLRAEINGHTDNFKIPSSLVLEALTTLRCCEKFSMERLELLGDSVLKYAVSCHLYLKYPKKHEGHLSSLRQWAVRNSTLHKLGTDHNLQGYIRDSAFEPRRWIAPGQDCIHTVPCDCGLETLEVPLDVKFHTEDPKVVVGKLCDRGHRWMCSKTIADCVEALIGAYYVGGGLIASLHMMKWLGIDSGLEPSMVDKAITAASLHTYTPKVNEIASLEAKIGYEFSVKGLLVEATTHLSESEHGTGCCYERLEFLGDSVLDLLITWHLFQSHTEIDPGELTDLRSASVNNENFAQAAVRRNLHQHLLHSSGLLQSQILEYAKVISEPEDNAVPLQGIKAPKALGDLVESIAGAILIDTKLDLDQVWKVFNPLLSPIVTPEKLELPPLRELMQLSDSLGYFVKVKVSHDKKGTMEHVEIRVQLPNERLVREGKGPNKKSAKGDAAFQLLKDLEKRGISYSSSKGKKVMDYTIPACQIEDQPPKPVAIKKPKLDKTNSAADESTGDLKDVSSKASDTSGSIPVVSSIKMNKKGGPRSELYEVCKKKLWPLPSFDSTEYKDRTLFESCKGLEGSKGLNCFVSKITLGIPGYGDIKCQGEARSDKKSSYDSAAVQALYELQRLGKIMIKIDDGDVECQGEATSGIKSSLDSAAVQ, from the exons ATGGATGTATATATCCCATCTGCAAAAGAGAGTTGTAGATTCTATGACCCGGCACGGTTTCATGCTTTGAGTTTGAAGCCAAAAATTGAAGCCTCGTGGTCGAAG TGTGATGTGTTGTTGTCAGAATTTCAAAGTGATTATAAGGATATGGACCAAAAATTTAAGGCATTGCATCAGCGGATGTCCAATGAGCttgccaaaattttatattgCCTTGAAGATCTTGGACTGTTGTGTGCTTATGAG GCAGCTAAAATCTGTCAACAGAAATTCTCCAAAATTCATGGAGAGTGTGAAGTTTACAGAAAAGCCAATCTTCAGTGTGTAACTATCATTGAAGAAgtaatcaaaataattgaagaatCCCTCCATCTTG CCGATGAAATGATTTTGGATGTTGAATTTGATTGTTCAAAGGCAGTAGGCATGGGATACATTTCACCAAAATTACTAGAACTTATTAAACTCTTCGAAACATTTGG AGAACCTAGTCAGTTATTGTGCCTCATCTTTGTTGAAAGAATCATTACAGCAAAGGTGATTGAAAGATTTGTGAAAAAAGTTTCCCAGATATCTCATCTCACAGTTGCCTATGTAACTGGAAGCAATACATCAGCTGATGCATTGGCTCGTAAGAGGCAGAAAGAGATATTGGATTCTTTCCGATCCGGAAAG GTCAATCTTCTATTTACTACTGATGTACTTGAGGAAGGAATTCACGTGCCAAACTGCTCGTGTGTGATACGTTTTGACCTCCCCACGACAGTTTGTAGTTATATCCAATCTCGTGGAAGATCTAGACGTGCTAACTCccaatttattttgatgttgGAGAG GGGAAATTTGAAGCAAAGAAATCAGCTTTTTGACATAATCAGGAGCGAGCGTTCCATGAATGATGCAGCTGTTAGTAAAGACCATGAATCTAATTTAAGGGCGTTTACTGTAAGGAAAACAGAATCATACTGTGTGGATTCTACCGGAGCATCAGTCACTTTAGACTCCAGTGTCAGTCTTATAAATCAATATTGCGAAAAGCTCCCACGAGACAA GTACTCCTCTGCAAAGCCCAATTTTGTATCGCTGCCTATGGAGGGAGGAGGGCACGTGTGTAAATTAATATTACCACCTAATGCAGCTTTCCAAACACTAGTTGGTCCTTCAGGAAAAGATGTTCGACAGGCAAAGACTCTTGTATGTTTAGAAGCTTGTAAGAAGCTGCATCAAATGGGTGCCTTAAATGACCATCTTGTTCCATTCGTTGAAGATCCTTTAGAAGCAgacaatattataaaaaacaagGAATCAAGTGCAGCTGCAGCTGCAGGTGCAG GGACCACGAAAAGAAAGGAGTTACACGGCACAGCCAGTGTTCGAGCATTATGTGGTTCATGGGGAGACAAACCTGATGGAGCCAAATTTCATGCTTATAAATTTGAATTCAAATGTAATATTGTTTCTGAAATTTATTCTGGATTCGTTCTTCTGGTCGAGTCAAAGCTTGACGATGATGTGGGAAATATAGAATTAGATTTGTATTTAATCTCAAAGATGGTGAAGACTTCTGTCATTTCATGTGGCCAAGTTGATTTGGATGCTGAACAG GTGACAAAAGCAAAAGGCTTCCATGAGCTTTTTTTCAATGGTTTATTCGGGAGATTGATTCGTAAGTCCACAACAGTCCAAGGGGAAAGGGAATTTTTACTGCAGAAAGACTCGGAACTATTGTGGAGTCCAAAAAACTCGTATTTGCTTCTACCACTTGAGAAGTCAAATGATATATGTATCAGATCTTTGCAAATACATTGGTCTGCAATCAATTCTTGTGCTTCTGCTATTGAATTTGTGAGGCAGAGATTTTCGTTGGTTACGGAAGTTTCTGATGATAACAGCAAAATCATATCACCACCTTGTGATACCGATAACAGCAAAATCATATCACCACCTTGTGATACCGATAACAGAAAAATCATATCACCACCTTGTGATACCCGTTCATCATCGGATATGGAATGTGAAAGCACAAACATGTTTCACTTTGCTAattgtgttgttgatgttagtAGTGTGAAAGATAATGTAGCTTTGGCTATTCATACTGGAAAGGTATATTGTATCATTGATGTAGTTGATAACTCATCCGCTGAAAGTCCTTTTGACGGAAATAGTGACAAGTCTGGAGCAGAAGACAAGATGACGTTTACACAATATTTCCAGAAAAG GTATGGAATCACACTAAGACATCCAGAACAGCCTTTGTTAAGGTTGAAGCAAGGTCATAATGCGCACAATCTTTTTTTGAACCTTCCCGAGGAAG ATGGTGGGGACAAGTCATCACAAGTTGGCCCGGTAGCCCCAAAAGTTCCTGTACATGTTCACATTCCATCGGAGCTTCTTTGCCTTCTTGATGTTAAAAGAGATGTGTACAAGTCAATGTACTTGCTACCATCTCTTATGTACCGTATTGAATCTTTGATGTTATCCAGTCAGCTTAGAGCAGAGATAAATGGTCACACAGACAATTTCAAGATACCTAGCTCTCTG GTTCTTGAAGCACTTACAACTTTAAGATGCTGTGAAAAGTTTTCTATGGAACGTCTTGAGTTGCTAGGAGATTCTGTTTTGAAATATGCGGTGAGCTGTCATCTCTATCTTAAATATCCTAAGAAACATGAAGGGCACTTATCGTCCTTGAGACAATGGGCTGTTCGTAATTCAACCCTACACAAGCTGGGAACAGATCACAACTTACAG GGATATATCCGAGACTCTGCATTTGAACCGCGTCGTTGGATTGCTCCTGGACAAGACTGTATACACACTGTTCCTTGTGATTGTGGGTTGGAAACCTTAGAAGTGCCTTTAGATGTAAAGTTCCACACTGAAGATCCAAAAGTTGTGGTTGGAAAGTTGTGTGATAGGGGTCATCGCTGGATGTGCTCGAAGACTATTGCTGATTGTGTTGAAGCTCTGATAGGAGCATACTATGTAGGTGGTGGATTGATTGCTTCACTTCACATGATGAAATGGCTTGGGATTGATTCCGGACTTGAACCGTCAATGGTTGATAAAGCCATTACTGCTGCGTCTCTCCACACATATACGCCAAAAGTAAATGAGATTGCCAGCCTTGAGGCGAAAATTGGATACGAATTTTCAGTCAAGGGACTCTTAGTGGAGGCAACCACACATTTGTCTGAGTCAGAACATGGAACTGGCTGCTGCTATGAG AGGCTTGAATTCCTTGGTGACTCAGTATTGGACCTGCTCATCACATGGCATCTATTTCAGAGTCATACCGAAATTGATCCGGGAGAGTTGACTGACTTGCGTTCTGCTTCTGTGAATAATGAAAATTTTGCTCAAGCTGCTGTTAGACGAAACCTTCACCAGCACCTTCTGCATAGCTCGGGATTATTACAAAGCCAGATATTAGAATATGCGAAAGTTATTTCTGAACCAGAAGACAATGCCGTACCACTCCAAGGGATTAAAGCTCCTAAG GCACTTGGAGATCTAGTAGAGAGTATTGCTGGGGCTATACTAATTGATACCAAGCTTGACCTAGATCAAGTGTGGAAGGTTTTCAATCCTCTGCTATCTCCAATTGTTACTCCTGAAAAACTTGAACTGCCTCCATTGCGTGAATTAATGCAATTATCCGACTCTCTTGGATATTTTGTAAAAGTAAAAGTAAGTCATGATAAGAAGGGAACCATGGAGCATGTTGAGATCCGTGTACAGTTGCCAAATGAACGATTGGTTCGAGAGGGAAAGGGACCAAATAAAAAATCTGCGAAAGGAGACGCTGCTTTTCAGTTGTTGAAGGATCTTGAG AAAAGGGGAATTTCATATAGCTCGTCCAAGGGAAAAAAAGTAATGGATTACACTATTCCCGCTTGTCAAATTGAAGACCAACCCCCAAAGCCAGTAGCAATTAAAAAGCCCAAATTGGACAAAACTAACTCAGCTGCAGATGAATCTACTGGTGATCTGAAGGATGTTTCCAGTAAAGCCTCTGATACTAGCGGTTCTATTCCAG TTGTTTCATCaatcaaaatgaataaaaagggAGGACCTCGGAGCGAACTGTATGAAGTGTGCAAGAAAAAGTTATGGCCATTGCCTTCCTTTGATTCAACAGAATATAAAGACAG AACTCTATTTGAATCGTGTAAAGGGCTGGAAGGAAGCAAAGGATTGAACTGTTTTGTGTCAAAAATAACTTTGGGCATACCAGGTTATGGTGATATAAAATGCCAAGGAGAAGCTAGAAGTGATAAGAAGAGCTCATATGACTCTGCTGCAGTCCAAGCGCTTTATGAGTTACAACGGCTTGgaaaaattatgattaagattgatGATGGCGATGTAGAATGCCAAGGAGAAGCCACAAGTGGTATAAAGAGCTCACTTGACTCTGCTGCAGTCCAATAA
- the LOC11437026 gene encoding uncharacterized protein produces the protein MGGEGRVEVVSGKGCSRLFSSSIRNLQPLDQMSPVSSSPQLPSNAPFAGLVICVTGLSKEARNQVMEATERLGGQYSPNLHPQCTHLVVQSFGGRKFEHALKHGTKNGLFVVTLGWFVDSVRKNVRLTESLYSLKSYGDNDMKLDDFRLLPGYTNAGNCLPARIHEIKHTHHAEEFRRFSGAESNRSLDSSLSGCSIYVDPGISSELQNKVAETASREGASLADQWFVGCNVSHVVTEGTSIQRYLGYSSNLITPVWILKTAKEKQVQRLVSMSVDLARQVGLMLDDISGKEIVKQKVHDDLQGSKSEIGCKERQQIVNSAKNGVRSRRGRRMQTCQTPIRPITPNNLLDSICWSISEATSTASIYTDSFSAEDPSENHTSIFFDAKGDGKDSDASFSHSTRPLTESEKSELIFKNHFLTILFPVDRFSEIGPSTRTLFSHNGFTCLQVLDHIHAFYQENMSSLEIDVAIHTDSRHADRLRSVYSSKETAERGYVMLKRIEFLGSRTSFEMLKRVSGDNNSNVYELLLRA, from the exons ATGGGTGGTGAGGGTAGAGTTGAAGTTGTGAGTGGCAAAGGGTGTTCGAGGCTGTTTTCGTCTTCAATCAGAAATCTTCAACCATTGGACCAAATGTCTCCTGTTTCATCCTCTCCGCAATTGCCATCAAATGCTCCTTTTGCTGGTCTTGTTATATGTGTTACTGGTTTATCTAAAG AAGCAAGGAATCAGGTCATGGAGGCTACAGAGAGATTAGGTGGCCAGTATAGCCCCAATCTGCATCCTCAATGTACTCATTTGGTGGTTCAG AGTTTTGGTGGACGCAAATTTGAGCATGCGCTGAAGCATGGAACAAAAAATGGTCTCTTTGTTGTCACACTGGGTTGGTTTGTGGATAGTGTCAGGAAAAATG TAAGGTTGACCGAATCACTTTATAGTTTGAAGAGTTATGGGGATAACGATATGaagttggatgattttagactGCTTCCCGGGTACACAAATGCTGGAAATTGTCTTCCTGCAAGAATCCATGAAATCAAGCATACTCATCATGCTGAAGAATTTCGAAGATTCTCTGGTGCAGAGTCTAACAGAAGTTTGGACTCAAGTTTGTCTGGTTGCTCCATCTACGTTGATCCAGGCATTTCATCCGAATTGCAGAACAAG GTTGCTGAAACTGCATCCAGAGAAGGTGCTAGTTTGGCAGACCAATGGTTTGTTGGCTGTAATGTTAGTCATGTAGTCACTGAAGGGACATCCATTCAAAGATATCTTGGATACTCTAGTAACCTCATTACA CCAGTGTGGATTCTCAAAACAGCTAAGGAGAAACAAGTACAAAGGCTTGTTAGCATGTCTGTTGATTTGGCAAGACAAGTTGGCCTGATGCTTGATGACATTTCAGGAAAG GAAATAGTAAAGCAAAAAGTCCATGATGATCTTCAGGGAAGTAAAAGTGAAATTGGTTGCAAAGAAAGACAACAAATTGTAAATTCAGCGAAAAATGGTGTCAGAAGTCGCCGTGGTCGTCGAATGCAG ACTTGTCAGACTCCGATCCGTCCGATTACACCCAATAACCTTCTGGACTCTATCTGTTGGTCAATATCGGAAGCAACTTCAACTGCTTCCATTTACACAGACTCTTTCAGTGCTGAAGATCCTAGTGAAAATCATACCTCAATATTTTTTGATGCAAAAGGGGATGGGAAGGATTCAGATGCTTCATTTTCACACTCCACACGTCCTCTAACAGAAAG TGAGAAGTCCGAGTTGATATTTAAAAACCATTTTCTCACCATACTCTTCCCTGTGGACCGGTTTTCCGAGATCGGCCCTTCCACAAGAACGTTGTTCAGCCATAACGGTTTTACATGTCTTCAGGTGTTGGATCATATCCATGCATTTTATCAG GAGAACATGTCAAGCCTTGAAATAGATGTGGCGATTCATACAGATTCAAGACATGCGGACAGGCTTCGATCAGTTTACTCAAGTAAGGAAACAGCGGAGCGTGGGTATGTGATGTTGAAACGAATTGAATTTTTGGGTAGTCGTACGAGTTTTGAAATGTTGAAGCGCGTGAGTGGAGACAACAACTCCAATGTGTATGAGTTATTACTTAGGGCATAA